Proteins from a genomic interval of Psychrobacter urativorans:
- the rpsR gene encoding 30S ribosomal protein S18: MARFYRRRKFCRFTAEGITHIDYKDVELLKQYISENGKIVPSRITGTSTKYQRQLATAIKQARYLSLLPYTDNHQG; the protein is encoded by the coding sequence ATGGCACGTTTCTATCGCCGTCGCAAATTCTGCCGTTTCACTGCTGAAGGCATCACTCACATCGATTATAAAGATGTAGAATTGCTAAAACAGTATATCAGTGAAAATGGTAAAATCGTACCTAGCCGCATCACCGGTACGTCTACTAAATATCAGCGTCAGCTAGCCACTGCTATCAAGCAAGCTCGCTATCTTTCGCTATTACCATACACTGATAACCATCAGGGTTAA
- the rpsF gene encoding 30S ribosomal protein S6 has product MRHYEVVLLVHPDQSDQVVGMVERYIKLVQDNNGIIHRLEDWGRRQLAYPINKIHKAHYVLFNIETNGETLAELEELFRYNDAIIRSLVMRRDDAITEESQLAKNADEKRARKATTRRPDSRENDNDDNDHSED; this is encoded by the coding sequence ATGCGACATTACGAAGTGGTGTTACTTGTACACCCAGACCAAAGCGACCAAGTTGTCGGTATGGTTGAACGCTATATCAAGCTGGTTCAAGACAATAACGGCATCATCCATCGTCTAGAAGACTGGGGTCGTCGTCAATTAGCTTACCCAATCAACAAGATTCATAAAGCTCATTACGTTCTTTTCAACATTGAAACTAACGGTGAGACTTTAGCTGAGCTTGAAGAGCTGTTCCGTTATAATGACGCGATCATTCGTAGCCTAGTCATGCGCCGTGACGACGCGATCACTGAAGAGTCACAGTTAGCTAAGAATGCCGATGAAAAGCGCGCACGCAAAGCAACTACTCGTCGTCCAGACAGTCGTGAAAACGATAATGACGACAACGACCACAGTGAAGACTAA
- a CDS encoding RDD family protein — MQIFLARNNVQAGPYDVDQLNIMLASGEVTLEDLVWHDGLDQWQRLGNLTGNQYAYRPINTSTPNTSSTNDHIINNVTIFPEDSDANQNAANPQDGTKVSIDRLYGKPERPADNTKIDMTTNRQQNPARNVSLNKSNTAPITAKDKIIGNVVLAPIMSRILATAINGLLYLLAIIPLVMALSKMNIDYTKFENIQNMDAAYQYSMKLMENIPSATLMMSQAMIFGLFALQLLFIMLRGQSLGKLLTGIRVVDQTTHRLPSFIKLIGIRTLLLFIIYNLLFSFTSFLGFIVIAIHYYMASKSPENIGWHDKLAKTLVVKADNSQLAKQPK; from the coding sequence ATGCAGATTTTCCTTGCTCGAAATAACGTACAAGCGGGTCCTTATGATGTAGATCAGCTCAATATCATGCTAGCATCTGGTGAAGTGACACTAGAGGACTTGGTATGGCATGACGGATTAGATCAATGGCAGCGTCTTGGTAACTTGACGGGTAATCAATACGCTTATCGCCCTATCAACACCTCTACACCTAACACCTCTAGCACCAACGACCATATTATTAATAATGTCACCATCTTTCCTGAAGACTCTGATGCCAATCAAAACGCAGCAAACCCTCAGGATGGCACAAAGGTATCCATTGATAGACTTTATGGAAAACCGGAACGCCCAGCTGACAATACTAAAATCGATATGACGACCAATCGTCAACAAAACCCAGCTCGTAACGTCTCCTTAAATAAATCAAATACCGCGCCCATTACTGCCAAAGATAAAATCATTGGTAATGTCGTGCTCGCGCCTATCATGTCGCGCATATTAGCAACCGCGATTAACGGTTTGCTCTATTTGTTAGCCATCATCCCGCTAGTGATGGCTTTAAGCAAAATGAATATAGACTATACTAAGTTTGAAAATATTCAGAATATGGATGCGGCTTACCAATACTCTATGAAGCTAATGGAGAACATTCCAAGCGCCACCCTAATGATGTCGCAAGCGATGATTTTTGGGTTATTTGCCTTACAGCTATTATTTATTATGCTGCGCGGTCAGTCACTTGGTAAACTGCTTACTGGTATTCGCGTTGTAGATCAAACCACCCACCGCTTACCCTCATTTATCAAGCTTATTGGTATACGCACTCTACTACTGTTTATTATTTACAACTTACTGTTTTCGTTTACCAGCTTTTTAGGTTTTATCGTGATTGCTATCCATTATTATATGGCATCTAAAAGCCCTGAAAATATCGGCTGGCATGATAAACTGGCTAAAACCTTAGTGGTAAAAGCTGATAATAGCCAATTAGCTAAACAGCCAAAATAA
- the ppsA gene encoding phosphoenolpyruvate synthase, which yields MAAQSTALVINLDQLGKDDIEMVGGKNASLGEMISHLSDLGVSVPGGFATTSNAFYRFLNETGLLDKINSELKTLDVDDVVKLAATGKKIRNWIVEQELPKDLEQAVRDSFAEMSDGQEIAVAVRSSATAEDLPDASFAGQQETYLNIRGIDNVLIAIKEVFASLYNDRAISYRVHKGFEHEGVALSAAVQRMVRSETGAAGVMFTLDTESGFDQVVFITSSYGLGEMVVQGAVNPDEFYISKQLLANGKPAIIRRNLGSKQKKMIYGEEGSTAKSVKVVDVEKQERMQFSLTTEELTNLAKQAVTIEKHYGQAMDIEWAKDGDSNEIFIVQARPETVKSRQDSNVMERYVINTKDAKILCEGRSIGQRIGAGKVRIVSNLNEMDKVQDGDVLVSDMTDPDWEPVMKRAAAIITNRGGRTCHAAIIARELGVPAIVGCGNATELLVDGQDVTVSCAEGDTGFIYESQIDFEIQTNSIESMPELAFKVMMNVGNPDRAFSFTQMPNEGIGLARLEFIINRMIGVHPKALLNMNSLPREVAQAINERIAGYASPVDFYVDKLVEGISTLAVAFMDQPVIVRMSDFKSNEYANLLGGKLYEPSEENPMLGFRGASRYVSDNFRDCFELECKALKRVRDTMGLTNVEIMIPFVRTVDEAKQVLELLEKNGLKRGENGLRVIMMCELPTNCLLADEFLEHFDGFSIGSNDLTQLTLGLDRDSGIISHLFDERDLAVKKLLSMAIAACRKADKYIGICGQGPSDHPDFAYWLMEQGISSVSLNPDSVLDTWFFLAGEEVQ from the coding sequence ATGGCAGCGCAATCTACAGCACTCGTAATTAACCTTGATCAGTTAGGAAAAGACGACATCGAGATGGTCGGCGGCAAGAACGCTTCACTTGGTGAAATGATCAGCCACTTATCTGATTTGGGCGTTAGTGTTCCAGGCGGCTTTGCCACAACTTCAAATGCTTTTTACCGTTTTTTAAACGAAACGGGCTTATTGGATAAAATCAATAGCGAGCTTAAAACGCTTGACGTTGATGACGTTGTTAAACTTGCCGCGACGGGTAAAAAAATCCGTAACTGGATTGTTGAACAAGAATTACCAAAAGATTTAGAGCAAGCAGTGCGTGATTCATTTGCAGAAATGAGCGATGGTCAAGAAATTGCGGTTGCCGTACGTTCTTCTGCGACTGCTGAAGATTTACCAGATGCGTCATTTGCTGGTCAGCAAGAAACGTATCTAAATATTCGCGGTATTGATAACGTTCTTATTGCTATTAAAGAAGTATTTGCTTCTTTATATAATGACCGCGCGATCTCTTATCGTGTGCATAAAGGTTTTGAGCATGAAGGCGTCGCCTTGTCTGCTGCCGTACAACGTATGGTTCGTTCAGAAACTGGCGCAGCCGGCGTTATGTTCACCCTAGATACCGAAAGTGGCTTTGACCAAGTGGTCTTTATCACATCAAGCTACGGCTTGGGTGAAATGGTCGTACAGGGCGCAGTAAACCCTGATGAATTCTATATCTCAAAACAGCTACTCGCTAATGGTAAACCTGCGATTATTCGCCGTAACCTAGGTAGCAAGCAAAAGAAAATGATTTATGGCGAAGAAGGCAGCACAGCCAAATCAGTTAAAGTGGTTGATGTTGAAAAGCAAGAACGTATGCAGTTCTCTTTGACTACTGAAGAGCTGACCAATCTTGCCAAGCAAGCCGTGACCATTGAAAAACATTACGGTCAAGCGATGGATATCGAATGGGCAAAAGATGGCGATAGTAATGAAATCTTTATCGTCCAAGCCCGTCCTGAAACCGTTAAGAGCCGTCAAGACAGCAACGTGATGGAACGTTATGTCATTAATACTAAAGATGCCAAAATCTTATGCGAAGGTCGTTCAATCGGTCAGCGTATCGGCGCAGGTAAAGTACGTATCGTTAGTAACTTAAACGAGATGGATAAAGTACAAGATGGTGACGTTTTAGTTTCAGACATGACCGATCCAGATTGGGAACCGGTAATGAAGCGTGCGGCAGCAATTATCACTAATCGTGGTGGTCGTACCTGTCACGCAGCGATTATTGCGCGTGAGCTTGGTGTCCCTGCTATTGTTGGTTGTGGTAATGCCACCGAATTATTGGTTGATGGTCAAGACGTGACTGTTTCTTGTGCCGAAGGCGACACAGGCTTTATTTACGAGAGCCAAATTGATTTTGAAATACAAACCAACTCTATCGAGTCTATGCCTGAGCTTGCTTTTAAAGTCATGATGAACGTCGGTAATCCAGACCGCGCCTTCTCATTTACCCAAATGCCGAACGAAGGTATTGGTCTTGCCCGTCTTGAATTTATCATCAACCGTATGATTGGCGTGCATCCAAAAGCCTTACTAAACATGAACAGCTTACCACGCGAAGTGGCACAAGCTATTAATGAGCGCATTGCGGGTTATGCCTCACCTGTTGATTTTTATGTTGATAAGTTGGTCGAAGGTATCTCAACTTTAGCCGTTGCCTTTATGGATCAGCCTGTTATCGTGCGTATGTCTGATTTTAAATCAAACGAATACGCCAACTTGCTTGGTGGTAAATTATACGAGCCATCAGAAGAAAACCCAATGCTGGGCTTCCGTGGTGCGAGCCGTTATGTTTCTGACAACTTCCGCGATTGCTTTGAGCTTGAATGTAAAGCCCTTAAGCGCGTACGTGATACCATGGGCTTGACCAACGTTGAGATTATGATTCCGTTTGTTCGTACCGTTGATGAAGCCAAACAAGTCCTTGAATTACTTGAGAAAAATGGTCTAAAACGTGGTGAAAATGGTCTACGCGTTATTATGATGTGCGAGCTGCCAACCAACTGTTTACTTGCTGATGAGTTCCTAGAACACTTCGATGGTTTTTCAATTGGCTCAAACGACTTGACGCAATTAACCCTCGGTCTTGACCGTGACTCAGGTATCATCTCTCATTTATTCGATGAGCGTGATCTTGCGGTTAAAAAGCTATTATCAATGGCGATTGCCGCTTGTCGCAAAGCAGATAAATATATCGGCATTTGTGGTCAAGGACCTTCTGATCATCCAGATTTTGCTTACTGGTTAATGGAACAAGGTATCAGCTCAGTATCATTGAACCCTGACTCAGTGCTTGATACTTGGTTCTTCTTAGCAGGTGAAGAAGTCCAATAA